ATTTTTAGGTCCAATTAGACTTTTGATTTGTTCAAATCCGTGTTAAATAGCATAATGGACATCTTTTTGTCTAAGCCTATTAGAAACCCAAATTTTGTTCAACTCGAATCTGACTCAAACTTGTACTTGCTTAGTAAAATGTCATTTATAATATCgtcagataaataaataatattatatgtacgaTTAACAATGTTAGTAGATGAATAAACAAGTTAATCTTATTCAAACTgttgaactaaaattttgaattgaaatcaGTTTGTTTGAATCATATCCAGCTCTAGTgtttcttggaattccatgaagaaaattattaatttgattcgGTCAAATGTTTGAAAACAACATGCAACACATCCCATTTGTGATGAGAAGCCAAACTGGGTCGTAAACATTTTCCCACCACTACCTAAAGTACAAATCTTACCATTAATAAATTAGACAAGCACTTATACTCACCTGGCCATCCCTTGTCTGGCTTTTATGACTACTAAAAGAGACTATGTAGACAAAGGCAATCGACAAAACCAAACACGTAGAGAAGCATCGCGGTTTTAATTATCATATCTAATAAAAGGTTTTAGTATAATTAGAGCTATATAGCGAGAGAGCGACAGGTGTTTGAGTTGAATGggtgattaatgatttttcttccGTGGCTGGTTAATGAGATGGCTAGCTAGGCTTAGCTGAACGATTGGAGGTGGTGAAATTAGGTATggaaaaactttgaaattttacatGACAGATTTACCTGAAGGATATATTTGTCGGGCGCTGAAATTAATTTGCCACCATCAGCTGTAGATGTAGTTGAGCATGAGTTATTATGAGTAGACATGTCAAAACTGTCGAATATGTTTATAGTATAGTTGAACCTCCTTAATTTTGGTATGGTTTATAGGTATATGCTTTGTAAAATGATGGGTCATGTTAGCCCATAAGCTTTATGGGTTATGtcaaaagttttaaagtttGGTCCACAGATTGATTCAGAATAACCcatgaaaaaataacatatatatacgAAATgaggtctctctctctctttatttgaataaattttcaatctctacCAAAATAGCCTAGTCCTAGCATTGGTAAACTGTTGAAACCCctgattttgaaatatattttgtgtttatcTTAATAGGATCTTACACATCAGAACCTGTTTCAAGGTTCTCTTAGTTTTTATAAGAGATcagattaaagaaaaatcaatcgAATGATTTTAGACCCAAGAGGAACTAAAAGCTTGAAAATTGAGTGAGTTATAGGCCTTTTTCTGATCTTGTCGAGAATGACTGAGAGAATAATGACGGAGAGACGTGGAGATCATATGGACGGTTGAATTTGGTTCAAGAACCCAAATCAGAAAAAGGGCTGCTGCAAATTTTAGTTGATTTGTTGATTATCCAGCTAAATTTCgacatatattttctttctttctaaatATTCCCCCACTATAAATGCCTTCCAGAATCCCATACCTTTTCACTGCTCTAAACGGATCATTCTAAAGTAATGTTCTTCCAGAGACAAGAAAGAAAACTGTACTTTTTTCAACTCTATCAAAAGTTATTCCTTGTGTTTAAGAATCAGCATTGCTTTAGGTTCATAGAATTTGCAGGAAAGCTACAAGCAGATAAACAGTTTCTGGTCACGGGCTAAAGTAGGACACAATGCTTTACACAggcaagagaaaaaaaacccaGTGGCCACTCAAAATTCTAGCGATGTCTTGAGATCTATGTGGGCAAGTTACCCTCTTCTCTCTGTACTCTGAGACTGTATTTGAAGAAAGGCAAACTTGTCAGCTTTATGTTGTTAATGTATTATTTCAACTCTAGCCAACTTGTAAATTAAGGTGTTTCTGTGATTAGCCTTGAGGCAGTTTGCAGCTGCCTGTGAAGATTATGCAGAGGCAGTGCCTATATATAGTCGCACATAAGAAGAGCCGAGGTACGGTTAAAGGACAAGTCAATACTGAGAATCAGTAACTCACTTTCACTGGCTCTCACCAAGTCAGTCCTTGTTAATTAAGTCCAAACATTTGTGTTACGATTTACATGGGCCTTCAGCAAGTAGGCCCTTGCTAGAGTTCATTGAATGACCAACACTACATTCAACTATGTCACTGGAATTGACTTCGGATGATTTACTAAAAACGTTTTGATgtattaattagagataataattttaatttgaatttatggtcattgccttattttaatattaaaagagagaaatttttttaaataaaaaagagaaaataaataaagacaaaaaatattttcacaatCGTAAACCAGTTAGAGATGAGGACGGGAACATATATGTCCCTTCCTTGATCCACCTAGTCTTTATccctatcatcatctttttatattaatatctttatttaaaatattaatatattattataattttatattatttatatatttcaaatttatttatatttttattgtgtatattaagGTGGTAACATATGTCATttgtgacatttaaaatagtgaattggttatagtttttaattttgttatttaatatatttataccaTGGTTAGAAGGTATAGAAAGGGAATTTTTTCTAGTGACTATTGGGAATTTGGGATGGGGAGGGAATTTTTTTTCGTGAATAAGGGACGAAAAATCCTTTTTATCCCTATAATGGGGACAAGGATAGGGGATAAGATATTCAACCCTGCCCCTCTCTGTTGCCATCCCAGTACCAATTCCGAATTGATTGTGATAAGTGTTATATGATATAATGTAGTTTCCCCTTGTTCAAACTTCCTATAATGACACTTGAAACATTATCATCCAATGACAAATTATAAGGACAACAATTAGATACGTCATCTACTTATTAGTCAAGTTAGAACACTTATAGAAATACAGTTGAACTCCCTAGCATCTATGAGTTTATTATCctatataatttcatataacaactgttttttcttttttatcaattatagACCATGCATTTAacataattatcttatttttgtaaaattaaaatacaaataaatctcTCAAATAATGCTTATATTAGAAATATGTTGATATATAATCTACTTGTAACTTTTCCTCTTCATTCTATAAATAGAAAGACTAACAGAGAGGTAAAAAGCATCCAAGAGAGACTCTTAAAACTCTATAAATCGTAGATACATAATACATCTTAATCATGATCAAAACTTTTTTTGAGAATAATAAcataactataaatataaactCTTAAATATCATATTGAACCATGTTATAAACTTTGTCATCTTTATTATTTGTCCACGTAAAATCTCAAATGGTATCTCATATACAATCTCATTGTATTAACATAAGATAGAACAAGTTCTTAGAATGCAGCCCATCTCCAAACATCTGTGAGTTATCTGGATTTTCCTTCATAGTGTCCATGTCTTTACATTGTTTCCTTGAGTCATTTAGAAAGTTTGAACTTATCGATGAacttgtttgaaaatttaagggaTCTTTACTGTGAATTGCACccaccattttcattttctctccttccAACGCATGAATAACTTATCTGTTTATCATCTTTCGTGGCAAATTCACACAaaaaagagaagattttttCCTTCAAAGGAGAAAGCCAGCCAGagtaaataaagttttatcatagtTGGAAATGTTAAAATGATTTGCATGGATGCTTCAACTACCCAACTATGTTACCTTTGATCGTAGTGTTAAAAGGAAACATGAATGTTTCCATGCACGAGTCATTCCAATAACTTCTTGCCAGATTTGAGACACCCAATCACATTATAATTCCAGTTAAAGCTCAATGAAATTTACCCCGAGttgcaattaaattaattctacTTACTTCTAATCACAGTAGTTCACAATGattacttatataatatatacatctCTGCATGCTTTGTATTACTCAATTATAACCCACGTTCATCCACcaagttgtaatttttttttaatttatttgtttctgaccttaatacaatattaattttCCGTACCATCTATCAgagaaaatctttaaaaaaaaacacaaacacacacacatactcCTTGATGATACAATATTACTATTAATGCAATGTAGTTGACAAACCCACTCAAATGgggtttatatttttgaaattcaatcgattgaataagataaattttaaatttaatgattaatttgataaatcaaGAGTTTAACGTTGACAGAAAAGATTTAAACTTATGTTCTCTTACACGcagaactttattttttattactcaaactaatttttaagataaattaaagttattttatatttattttaaaatcatccagTTATATAGTAAAACATAGTTATTTATACCAATATTTGTATCTATTAAAGattctaataaaagaaacttAGGACCATAAGCTTAATATAGTTGTAAATTCTCCTATAAATAATCTAGTGGTAGGACTTAATCTAAGGTTTAATTTGCAGTTGTTTATTGATTAAGttgattaattttcttctctcaagGCATATATAGAAGGAAGAGAAGGTGGTGCACGTGCACTGGTTTTTCAACTCCATTGCTTTCTCATTAAGCTcaacttaatattaattattattgactAATTGTTAACCCCCAACGGCCAAACTGATAATCAACCTCCTCCTAGGCCTCTAACCTAGTATACCAGTCccattaatatatcataatcaaaGACTCTTGGAACTTAAGCTTAAATGTTCTCTAATTTTCTAAACATCTTATATGGATAATGCATGTGATTACGAGATCATAATCACATATAACTAGATTTAAATCCCAACCACTACTTCTGTAATAATAAGTGTATAGTATTTGAATTCTTATATAGTCAATGCAATATTCTGAGCAGACAAATTCATGGCTAATTAATGCAGTGATTATCAGAAATGGCTACGGTCTAATTAAGCTGATTTAGAAGCCTACTTATATAATTGATTACAACtcaaattaaatgatgaatatGACAAGTAATTAATAGTCCCTGATCTTGTTTAATTAATCTAAACTTCTGCAAACTCAAATTTCCATTCTTTTTGGTCCCCAAGCTGCTGTAGATCCAAATATTTGGATGAATCAAAACCCTGATCAAGATGTTGGAGATATATGACAAGAAACACTCTATTTcacttaaaataattatcaaaaggTTTCCCTGGTCTCAGATAATATTTACGTTAATAAATCTGGAATTAATCAGTTTCACATCATGAATTACGTTGGTAGAGAGCCTGCCCATGCCCATCTGTTGTTGACcgatggatatatatatatcctacACAATAAAACAGTCTATTTTACCTGCTCTACATAGGATACGCATTACTAAAACCCACGTATGtgttaaacaaataattaacatTACCAATATCGATTTGGTTGGTTTTAATCAGTTAACGTTGACGGTTAAAATCTTGGTCAATTATGGTAGCTTAGCTCGTGGTGGTTCATTGAGGTCTCCTTCACCGACTaagggagaaagagagagaagaaagagaggTCTTagattaatatatcattaattaattagtgcGAGGGCAGTAGAAATAATCAATGCACGAAAACATGAAGatgatatatgtttatataatatatagtacaAAGCATATGGTAAGGAGACCACTATATATATCTTTcttgaagtttcaaaaaaccCTAGtggtaaaattaataaataagctCATTTCTGAAACAATCCAGCGCACtagatttgaaagaaataaagaaataaggGTTCCTCGTGACTGTGAGCAGAGTCTTCGCTGTCCATTGGATCAATGTCATGTGCCCCGAGATGTACGCTGAGCCACACCTCATATTTTTCGATTAAAATCTCCACCACTACCTCTCCCCCGTACTATTTTACAACTGATCATCAGAACTTGCTACCTTTAATCGACTCTGTACAATCAATATTTCTGTTTGTTTCTCCCTTTAATTTACTCAAGAATCTTGGTTTTGCGTCATGCAGACGACTCAGTATATCGAATTTTGATCGGTTTGAGTCAGCTCTAATTATACTAACTCAGATTTcgaaaagatattatttttttgtatatattttgttctcTGTTCGAGAAGCCATGGATAAACAGTTCTTGCAtgtaatgaataaaagaaaCCTAGCTAGTTTAGCTATTTAACACCAATCCATGCATAAATTCGAGAATTACAGAGAAGTTTAATGCTTTGTTTATCTTGCATGAAGTTGGGAGCAGGTGGGTTAATTAAGTTTGGACtcgaaattaattaatttggttaatatattattaatcataAATCATCTCACTCTTCAGATTTCCACCCTTTCAACTAACCAGTGGACGGATCAGAAGCACGTGTTTAATCATGTTCAGGGTGTCTGCATGATTAATTAGTTGACAGATTACAGTAATTaggtttaatgaaaaattagatcAGTCTcacatgaaaataatattttctacatGCCATGTTAATGTGCCaagttgttttaaatttttgtcagCAATATTTAGATTTCCAAGTCATAGCAAGAGCAAGCCAAGACGACCACCAAAGATCTTAaaagtattatattatactacTTTACATAAGAAgaatattaacaattttaaaattgagatgGGTTTTCTACTATTAGGTGGCATGTCAagaatatatcatataaaaacaatattatgatCCATCTAAATACGTTTGTAATGTCGGTTATGATTAATCAAATACCTAAAAAATTCAtcctaaaaatataacaaaaaataaaaattaaaaccctaatttgtACCAAAAGTAGATCAGtgtaaacaaaaaagaatttatgatagaacaaatattattaatgaaatattatataatatataatattataataaaaaaatgtaaaaattttaataaatgaattagtttaaataatataaaacaagtCAGAATCATATCAATAATCAGAAATAATACTTTGTAGTTGTGAAGGTTaactaaaagtttttaaaagtgaagagggtgattaaaattaaaacaaaaagaagaaacctTAGAAAGGGAAAAGGTCAATTTTTCAAACGGAAGGAGATCGAAAGATATTACTGCTTTGGTATTATGAAAAAtttgcaaattaaattaatattattgagtaaaacttatacaaaatatataacattatagTATATATGTGAAATGAAATTCTAatctataaaatatgaaaaataatagataataaatcaaaatcaaatagaaTAAGAATGAAACCAAATTAGTATTGTATCAAATTAGAGTAGAAACACTACTTGGGATGCCGAGGTAGCAGGTTTATATGGATGGGTTAGGGCTAGAACACGGCGTGTTGTAAACTTTTTGACTGGTCAATTAAGAAATCTTATATACAAGAGATGGTGAGATTTTTCTCGTatttgatttaaacaaaaagaagaaaagtttagaaattgataggaaaattaattaaaaaaaacatgataTTGCGTTTAGGGACTGACCAGAAACAAACACAAGTTGATTAAATcttagagaaagaaagagattcCATTTGTTCAGATGGAAATGGGAACTGGCTGATGCTGCACTCATCACTTAGCTTGGGAACAAACGCAGAGAGATAAAAAAAGACTGTATGGCGTATCTCCAGAGAgctgattttctttttatttatttctctctctctctctctctccaaaaCCCTATTTAAATACCGTCATAGATTACTTCTTTCTCCCGTGCAATTGTCTTCTCCATTCCCCAACACCACTACTTGTTGTGTTCTTGCGccctcttctctttctcttacATCTTCATAacttatctttttctcttttaagttcAGTCACTAGTCAGTTACTTACTTCCCATTCGTTACACTTCTTGTTATAGAAGATGTCTGGCAGAAGGTCAAGAACCAGGCAGTCCGCAGCTTCAAGGATCACTGATGATCAAATCAATGATCTTGTTTCCAAGTTACAACAACTTCTTCCCGAGCTTCGCAATAGCCGCTCTGACaaggtgtatatatatacacgcgCACATACACACACTAGTTCACTATTTCTCAACATTCttattttcattagtttttGTTCCTTCAGAAATATATAAGGACTGTTTCGGATCGCCTAATGCTTGCTTGTATTATGAGTATTTAGAGTTTCTTCGCATATTTGCACACTTTGTTGGGTTTTTTAAGAATTCAGTTCAGAGTTTACAGTCAACCCTAAAGTAGGAACTTGAATAAAGAGGCTAGATCGTCAAGTAAACAATGTCTCATGAGATATGGTGTATATGTGAATTTGCTTACTTCTCCTTCAGTCTTGAATTTGAGAAGCCTATTTCATTATAGGGAATTATAATAGGTCTCCAACTTCAATTTTCTGGTTAAGATTCTTTAGAATAAGAATGAAAGCTTGAATAGAAAAAAGGACTTACTAGTTCCCAGAAAATCGATACAAAAGTACAAAAGACGCctcaaaatttgacaaaaaggTGTTCAAGAAGCTTAATTAGATAGTTTTTACGGTATTCCATATTTACTAATGTAGTAAATTCCAATTTTCTGATCACTGTATTAAAACTGATGTATTAATTGCAGGTTTCGGCAGCCATGGTATTACAAGAGACATGCAACTATATTAGAAACCTGCACAGAGAGGTTGATGATCTTAGCGAAAGACTATCTGAGCTATTGGCCACAACTGACACTGCCCAAGCTGCTATAATCCGGAACTTACTTACGCAATAGTGTTGAGGATGAATATTAGGAGAGCTCATTTAATTTAGGCAATGTAGCCAATCGTCTATCTGAATTTCTGCTTCTTCTTCCCCTTTTAGGTCTCTCTGTCACTGCATTATTACGTATTATTAGTTGCAGTGGAATGATTAGAGAATCCTTTTTGCAAGCTTATGTTTATGCAacctatatataataaaaggcCTTCTTCTTTCTAATATTCCTCTCTATACATAATCAGCACATATAAGTTTGTCCACAAATTGGATTCTAATTATAAATCTGTAATAACACTCATGCGGCTCCAATTAATTGGTAGCGATCCAAACACATGTACAAATATTAGCATATCAACGTATGATTGgttagattttaattaaaaatgaagtagCATTTTATCATATACGTTTACCCTAATTTCAATGATGATCGTTGTGGGAAATAATGGTAATTGCAATTATCAATGGAGAGGATGCTATCCACGTAGAATAGTCATTCATTCAACAGCCAAGAGAGAACAATAATCGACATAACAGACTTGTGAACAAATCATCAACCCCGTGTAAGGAAATCAATCGTGATTATTGGTTTCAAGACGGAATCCAGTTATGACCAGTGTTCATTCTTGAGCGTCTTGAAACAAGAGGATCTAAACCTTCCACGTCCCACACTGGATTTACAGCCTGTACCTTTCCAATTAGTCCATTAAGGTTGGACACCTATATTCCAGGATCATTAAATTAATCCTGCTACTTGAAATGCactaaattcaaaacaaaatttatttgtatccaTCCTTAATGCATGTATTGTTACTATATTCGAATCCCTGCCATGTCTAATTTATCTAAGTACATATACTGGCATAATAAAAAAGGAGGCTACAGAAATCAagtatataaaacaaaattgtctGGGTGTATTGAATGAAGACCGAGCTTATCATCATATTTTATCTTGCAATGTATATCACATTTTACAAGAGTACTTATGTTTGccattatatacaaaataatataatataaatttgtcaGGCAGACATGCTTTTTCACATCACATCAATGGAGAGAGTAACTGAGAAAGAAGCTCGGTTGAAGAGCTTGATAATTGCATGGAGGAGTTTACATGAAAAGGGAAGTACTGATTGAATTGAAGGGAGTATGGGTTAAATCTTTGTTGCTGGAGGCATGGGCAATTTCTGGTTCAAGCAAAAGCTGCGAGGAGATAAACAAGCAGCAATATATATTGGACTTTGTCTAGGTCATCCAATCacattataaatttcaaaacatcTATATCGGCTAAACAAGTCTCGATAACATACTTTAAAATACGTTATTTAagtgattaattaataaactttatctataaaaaaaattaatttaaattttatttaataatatattaaaatcaaattcttgattTAACTAATTTTGTAAGGATAAGATCAATCACAAAACTTTCACTTGTAAGGATGTTGT
Above is a genomic segment from Mangifera indica cultivar Alphonso chromosome 3, CATAS_Mindica_2.1, whole genome shotgun sequence containing:
- the LOC123211141 gene encoding transcription factor PRE3, translated to MSGRRSRTRQSAASRITDDQINDLVSKLQQLLPELRNSRSDKVSAAMVLQETCNYIRNLHREVDDLSERLSELLATTDTAQAAIIRNLLTQ